DNA sequence from the Anguilla anguilla isolate fAngAng1 chromosome 4, fAngAng1.pri, whole genome shotgun sequence genome:
AAGCATTGAAATGTATTCAGCAATACTCTGAAGTTAAAATTGTAATGTTTCGATTTggtttaatttgtttcattaaGGAATTGggttataataataacagaaatgcACAGCAACACAGCTCTAATTACGTGTACAAGGACTTCATATTGATAACTAGCTACATTACAGTAGGTCTAATGTGAAAGGTTGATACTTGAAAAGTGTGTGTTATCCAAGGATAAATGACTATGCCTCACAGCTTTAGATACCCAGGACTGATGCAATGGACCTTTGgaattgttttgttctgttccaAGAAGAAGAATGGTTTACATTAAGTATTTGTCTAGCTGTACTACAAGGAAATCGAGATCCACGAAATTCGGAAACGCTGGGTTTGTCGTACAGTGGTTTGAGCGACCGGTATTGTGACCAATTAGGAATAAGGATGATGTTGTTTACACGGCGGCCAGTACCAACAGGCAATAGAGTTGGAGGAGGGGACTGAAGAGGTGCGTCAGCAGAAGAAGGAAGTGTTTTGAGTGGAAGAAAGGAGGATAaaggtgattttaaaaaaggctttagCTGCACATCTGTCACAGTTTATATTATAACTAGATGTGTTGGCGAAACTTGTGATTTGAGCTGAATTACCTGAGTTCGGTCGACATGAATATGACTACAAATGCCAGCGAGCTAGCATCGCGAACTTGACTTTAGCCAATAACTATAttgctgtagctagctagcttggtaCAGCAATATAGTTTTTGAGGTCGAGTGTGTGATCATGTTGTAactgtctagctagctaacgttcaTTGCTAAAACGATTAATCTATTGATTTATCTGCATGCTCACAGGAAACAAACGTTAGCTTTCTTGCTAACTAACATGATGTTCTTGATGCCCAGTGTATTTAGCTCTAGTAAACTCTAACCAAATTAGCTATCTGCTGGCCTGCTCGTTACCAAACGAAAATGTTAATTTGAATTGACTATCATGGCAAGATATTTAGGGACTCTTCTTTCTAGAGAACAATTTAGATGTTGCTTATTAGTTGAGCCTCGACAGTTTTTCAGCTAgctttaatgcttttttaatgCTGCATTTTAGCCAGTCGACTGTAAGTTAATGTTTATGAACCAATCCCGTTTTGTCCTGCGGGCTGATACATAATGTGTTTAACCAGGGAAAGGCTTTGTTTTTAGTTAGGGTATTTTTAATGCAGTGCGATGTGGGTAGCGTGAGAGCATGAAACAAAGACTGAAAGTTGGCAACCCCGATCTTAAGTTAACGTTAGATGTTTTGTAAAGTTAGCGtgcattcaaatctgtaatcatGTCATTATGAATGGGTTAACTTGCATATGTGTCACTGTTTTGTGCCATGTatgataattaaaatatatatatatatatatattttttttcttaccctCAGTTCAAGTCAGTGCTGAGATGTGTCCTGAAGCCCTCCCTGGGAGTACTTGCCATCTTTTCTCTCTGTGACtcagcagagagaaagggaaactCTTCAGCATCTGGGGTTGTGTGCTGTGGTTCCTACTGCACATCGCTCCCAGTGAATCTTTCAGCTGGACTCATCTGTATCACCATGGAGATCATAGTGGCCAAAGTGCTTTGTCTGCTGGCAGTGTTTGCTCTCATGCTGGCTGGGGTTCTCATTCCAGTGCGGGTCATGCAGGTTGACTATGAGAAAGCCCAAAGATACAGGAAGATTCTTGCCCTCTGCAACTCGTTTGGTGGGGGCGTCTTTCTCGCTACCTGCTTTAATGCCCTTCTGCCTACTGTAAGAGAGAAGGTACGGTGAAGAGACAGCAGTAACATTATTCCTTACTTTTAGCGGCACttttgagctgcagtaaaaaTTGAGCTTTTGTAGTGGTTCATCTCAGAGtatctgaatttaatttaaagaacaGTCCAGGATGAAAGTTGtcttttcattctttcatgCAGGTGGCGGATGTCCTAAAACTGGCGCGCATTCAGACGGACTACCCCCTGGCAGAGACTATGATGATGATAGGTCTCTTTCTGACGGTGTTTGTGGAGCAGACGGTGCTGACATTTCGCAAGGAGAAGCCATCTTTTATCGACCTTGAGACCTTCAATGCCGGCGGCTCTGAAGCCGGTAGCGACTCCGAGTATGACACGCCGTTCATCGCACCCCCCAGGGGCTCTGCAGGgggccaccaccaccactcgcACCATCACGGACACCTGAGCCCTTCGGATTTGGCACGGGCGGGACCATTACGCCTTGCCAGCTTGGTCCTTGCCCTGTCTGCCCACTCTGTCTTTGAGGGGCTGGCCCTAGGGCTGCAGGAGGATGGGGCCAAGCTAGGAGGCCTCTTTCTCGGGGTGGCCATCCACGAAACCCTGGCAGCTGTGGCACTAGGGGTTAATGTGGTCAAAGCCAGTCTGCCCATGCGGGATGCCATCAAGCTGGGCATCGCAGTGAGTCTCATGATCCCCCTGGGTATGGGTCTGGGTATGGGCATCGAGACCGCCCAGAACCTGGCGGGCAGCATCATCTCCGTGGTGCTCCAAGGACTGGCTGCGGGAACGTTCCTCTTCGTCACCTTCTTTGAGATCCTCTCCCGTGAGCTTGAGGACAAACACGACCGTCTGCTCAAGGTACTGTTCCTCATCTTGGGGTATGGTGTTCTAGCCGGCCTCGTCCTCATCAAATGGTGAAGCCATGGGGGAGATATCATGAAGGGGTCTCAGGTCCTCAAGAATGGGTAGTGTGTTTATCAAAAAAATCCAACAGTACTTACTCAACTTGGCTGTGAGTTCACCAGCATTTCTAAAAGCCAAGGTTTAAACTTTGCTTCTGTGGATCGCATCTCCCCATCATTTACCAAGGGAACACCATGGTACATTCTCCTGCTTGTCAGTTATGAAATGAACAGACacatatgttattttatttgcttaataACAAATTTGTTTCTGTATAGATTAAGACAGATAAGTGAAGGTATTCTTTGACCGTAGGGATAAGGCATTGATGTGCTTATAACAATtaattgtatatatttaatCATTAATAGAGGTACGTTTTTAAGTTTTAGatggtgttttcttttttaaaaaaggctgtattttgtttgtttgtgtgtgtgcgcgcgcgcgtgtgtgtaattAAAAGTGATAGAAGTCATAagtaattagaaaaaaataagatggtTAAAGATAACACAAGTACTGTAAATATACCTCTTATGTATTAATCGTTTGCAGATGGTTACATACATGACCTGCTGCTATACAGTGAGTTATGGCAAGTATGTCCACATTACACTTTAACGTgttgcaaacacatttttttccaaattattcAGATTTAGTCTCTAATCATTAGTATTCACATAACATATGCCAttgagatacatttttttaaactggactGGATCCCTTTTAACCTTGTAGAATGTCTATGGGTCACttgttgattattatttttattttttttaaaaagcattgcGATGCAACATTTATGGTTAGGCTGCTCTCCTTATTTAAATACCAATATCCAGAATAGACATGAGGATActgattacttttatttattttattattcttattaaagAATTCCATAGCTTCACCATACACATGTAGAACGCCAACCCACTACAtgtctgtgtaaaataaaaacaaaaacagatggtTTAAATAGAATTAggccagtttattttttttattgaatatttatttatgtttacagAAGAAGCTGTTGTTCACTATGTTATC
Encoded proteins:
- the LOC118225035 gene encoding zinc transporter ZIP3-like; protein product: MEIIVAKVLCLLAVFALMLAGVLIPVRVMQVDYEKAQRYRKILALCNSFGGGVFLATCFNALLPTVREKVADVLKLARIQTDYPLAETMMMIGLFLTVFVEQTVLTFRKEKPSFIDLETFNAGGSEAGSDSEYDTPFIAPPRGSAGGHHHHSHHHGHLSPSDLARAGPLRLASLVLALSAHSVFEGLALGLQEDGAKLGGLFLGVAIHETLAAVALGVNVVKASLPMRDAIKLGIAVSLMIPLGMGLGMGIETAQNLAGSIISVVLQGLAAGTFLFVTFFEILSRELEDKHDRLLKVLFLILGYGVLAGLVLIKW